Proteins encoded together in one Drosophila albomicans strain 15112-1751.03 chromosome 2R, ASM965048v2, whole genome shotgun sequence window:
- the LOC117575159 gene encoding retinoblastoma family protein: METEEKGVILQRFAANCRKLQIDSDIWENATTMFHKLNADGALSSDADDWLCCAVYSELQQAKMKDMRQEQDSKDNDVESHAEAEAEKAPRSQSWNMSLTKVLSCFGMNIGKFFKRMEHWNCMAKNSSVFQQEIIELNRRLGITLLLLQHYKRIFRQLYVQPEGPESRAHYQMIYEFGWLLFLVVRNELPPFATSNLIHGCQVLICALELVYVNALEVRNSDIINSDFRGLPAKWRNSYFDNDMLNKFSAIDAICQLLPELPQKGARIMKNAFFHKAMMSLFMDQRLLGNDRYMRELIKDGLLEINLCSLNRSYEQHVNDISEMDERVLLKHKETTKLNNGEDGGNDISNLSQLLSLELPKALPSCVSNFLKQDEIKLLHKTLRDMCHKLERAAQLTKQKAECRFQLASGLYYMLLEQIAEAELRRNPTFQIVTMLITARSCFNASLIACCLQLVLHLFDDGDDTALQFPWLLDGFAIDAFDFQKIIELVVRHASDLLPRDLIKHLREVEDECLSSLIWQKKSPLWRLKGELPSYRSVQMSASNGQENAAIAPSAVVICLRKFYMLAQQRLNYLCKGLSLLGSYSTIWHLVEHSIVAHGVVLLQERHLDHLLICAIYLCKRQSQQPISFSTILQQYRRQPHARSVFYRSVHLGDGDDPIDIIGFYNRVYVGLMAEYARKLHCEQPLEERALQSLSNNTVLRLRSNGNNTNVYVSREALPRICMSEDCGANNENEKNLHINVNLNLKRASSNQDLNTSKPFPPSRKRPNILRRLPRSSASSGNRTDTESEGEC, from the coding sequence ATGGAGACCGAGGAGAAAGGCGTGATCCTGCAACGCTTTGCGGCAAATTGCCGCAAGTTGCAAATAGATTCGGATATTTGggaaaatgcaacaacaatgtttcACAAACTGAATGCAGATGGAGCGCTCTCCAGCGATGCAGATGATTGGCTCTGCTGCGCCGTCTACAGCGAACTGCAGCAAGCGAAAATGAAGGACATGCGCCAAGAGCAGGACTCCAAGGACAACGATGTGGAGTCACATGcagaggcggaggcggagaaGGCGCCACGTAGTCAAAGCTGGAACATGTCGTTGACGAAAGTTTTGAGTTGCTTCGGCATGAACATAGGAAAGTTCTTTAAACGCATGGAGCACTGGAATTGCATGGCCAAAAACTCCTCTGTGTTTCAGCAAGAGATCATCGAGCTGAATCGTCGCCTGGGGATTACGCTTCTGCTGCTACAGCATTATAAACGCATCTTCAGACAGCTGTATGTGCAGCCCGAAGGACCAGAAAGTCGTGCCCACTACCAGATGATCTACGAGTTTGGCTGGCTGCTTTTTCTCGTGGTGCGCAACGAGTTGCCGCCATTTGCCACCAGCAATCTGATCCATGGTTGCCAGGTGTTAATCTGTGCCCTCGAGCTGGTCTATGTGAATGCTCTGGAGGTGCGCAACTCAGACATTATCAACAGCGATTTTCGAGGGTTGCCCGCCAAGTGGCGCAACAGCTACTTTGACAACGATATGTTGAACAAGTTTAGTGCCATAGATGCCATTTGTCAACTGCTGCCGGAGCTGCCGCAGAAGGGGGCGCGTATCATGAAGAACGCCTTTTTTCACAAGGCGATGATGTCGCTGTTCATGGATCAGCGACTGCTGGGCAACGATCGTTATATGCGAGAACTGATCAAAGACGGGCTGCTGGAAATCAATTTGTGCTCACTGAATCGCAGTTATGAGCAGCATGTCAACGACATTAGCGAGATGGACGAGCGTGTGCTGCTCAAGCACAAGGAGACCACGAAGCTAAACAATGGCGAAGATGGTGGCAACGATATCTCAAATCTATCGCAGCTGCTCTCCTTGGAGCTGCCAAAAGCGTTGCCCAGCTGTGTTAGCAATTTTCTCAAGCAAGACGAGATCAAATTGCTGCACAAAACCCTTCGTGACATGTGCCACAAGTTAGAGCGCGCCGCACAATTGACCAAGCAAAAAGCTGAGTGTCGCTTCCAGCTGGCAAGTGGTTTGTATTACATGCTGCTGGAACAGATCGCAGAGGCCGAGCTGCGTCGCAACCCCACGTTTCAAATTGTCACGATGCTTATAACAGCGCGGAGCTGCTTCAATGCGTCATTaattgcctgctgcctgcagCTAGTGCTGCACTTGTTTGACGATGGCGACGACACCGCGTTACAGTTTCCATGGCTGCTCGATGGTTTCGCCATCGATGCCTTCGATTTTCAGAAGATCATCGAGTTGGTTGTGCGCCATGCCAGCGACTTGCTGCCACGTGATCTCATCAAGCACTTGCGCGAAGTAGAAGACGAATGCCTGAGCTCGTTAATTTGGCAGAAGAAGTCTCCGCTGTGGCGTCTCAAAGGTGAGCTGCCCAGCTACAGGAGCGTGCAGATGAGCGCAAGTAATGGCCAGGAGAATGCTGCAATAGCGCCCAGTGCTGTGGTCATTTGCCTTCGCAAATTCTATATGTTGGCCCAGCAGCGTTTGAACTACCTTTGCAAAGGACTTTCGCTGCTTGGCAGTTACTCAACCATCTGGCATTTGGTGGAGCACTCAATTGTGGCACATGGCGTTGTGCTTCTGCAGGAGCGGCATCTCGACCACCTGCTCATATGTGCCATCTATCTATGTAAACGCCAGTCGCAGCAACCCATCAGCTTTAGCACCATTCTGCAGCAGTATCGACGTCAGCCTCATGCTCGCAGCGTCTTCTATCGTTCTGTGCACTTGGGAGATGGCGACGATCCCATCGATATTATTGGCTTCTATAATCGTGTCTATGTTGGACTGATGGCCGAGTATGCCCGCAAGTTGCACTGCGAGCAACCCTTAGAGGAACGTGCGCTTCAGAGCCTGAGTAACAACACTGTCCTGCGTCTTAggagcaatggcaacaacaccaacgTCTACGTCTCACGCGAGGCTTTGCCGCGCATCTGCATGTCTGAGGACTGCGGTGCGAATAACGAGAATGAGAAGAATCTGCACATTAAtgtgaatctgaatctgaagcGTGCTTCCTCCAACCAAGATCTAAACACGAGCAAGCCATTTCCTCCGTCCCGCAAGCGTCCCAATATCCTCAGACGTCTCCCACGTAGTTCTGCTAGTAGTGGCAACAGAACGGACACAGAAAGTGAAGGCGAATGCTAG
- the LOC117575160 gene encoding uncharacterized protein LOC117575160 — translation MSEADSTVSIAGPANCTRFMPPEELAMQSLTKQLFKSRLFRGIYLERCFVEQLGGYRDVIALQYTERDLEKQLLGSAVQLQMFYQRFVPNMWIGITRGSIGTYKHTPHPAQLETCVWTELSDLAFGEYWFSIKSIRFRAQEIQLKLKMIRAVEPEAMPTPRRSLSLRRPSSNSRISVITAGDSAAPASLVTEEQQMSSIGLEDFLQVLQQWRQSVVTTIYEFMAHDVNKRNIVGTIRFLGLLLFSIMSGAAVALRFMGIFAVRFLFEISRFTHTATPIIFKVLEFINKIIGAFFILITMMWKDLVVNRGGTGQQPKPLEANNRFKSLTYTPSEPHRRTPRNASSNYR, via the coding sequence atgagCGAAGCGGATTCAACCGTCAGCATTGCGGGGCCAGCAAATTGCACTCGCTTTATGCCACCCGAGGAGCTAGCAATGCAATCATTGACCAAACAGCTGTTTAAATCGAGACTTTTTCGTGGCATTTACCTCGAGCGTTGCTTCGTGGAACAGTTGGGCGGTTACCGGGATGTTATAGCACTGCAATATACTGAGCGTGACCTAGAGAAACAGTTGCTGGGCAGCGCAgtgcaattgcaaatgttCTATCAACGTTTCGTGCCCAATATGTGGATTGGCATAACCAGGGGTAGCATTGGCACCTACAAGCACACACCACATCCCGCACAACTCGAGACATGTGTGTGGACAGAGTTAAGCGATTTGGCATTTGGCGAATACTGGTTCAGCATAAAGTCGATACGATTTCGTGCCcaggaaattcaattaaaactgaaaatgatACGAGCCGTTGAGCCGGAAGCAATGCCAACGCCACGACGTTCCTTGTCCTTGAGAAGaccgagcagcaacagcaggataTCCGTTATAACTGCCGGCGACAGTGCTGCACCTGCAAGCCTTGTCACAGAGGAGCAGCAAATGTCCTCAATTGGCCTAGAAGATTTTCTGCAAGTGCTGCAGCAATGGCGTCAATCAGTTGTAACGACAATATACGAATTTATGGCGCACGATGTCAACAAACGCAATATAGTAGGCACCATACGCTTCCTGGGTCTGCTCCTGTTTTCGATCATGAGcggcgctgctgttgcccttCGTTTTATGGGCATTTTTGCCGTACGGTTTTTATTTGAGATTAGCCGCTTTACGCATACCGCGACaccaattatttttaaagtgctTGAGTTTATCAACAAGATAATTGGTGCATTTTTCATTCTAATCACGATGATGTGGAAGGATTTGGTTGTAAATCGTGGCGGGACTGGCCAACAACCAAAGCCGTTGGAAGCGAACAATCGCTTCAAGAGTCTCACTTATACTCCCTCAGAGCCCCATCGACGTACTCCCCGCAACGCATCATCAAATTATCGGTAA
- the LOC117575163 gene encoding uncharacterized protein LOC117575163 produces the protein MLRSNRVIQGEQTQLLAIEQKLVQLLPKMQEALNSLKVEELHLKSQSVQPTATQGLPSDLNVNVNRAGMPNDQINSQQINLGLSRVNEWGQFMEEDESD, from the exons atgtTGCGCTCCAATCGGGTAATACAAGGGGAGCAAACTCAATTGCTTGCCATAGAACAAAAACTGGTGCAGTTACTTCCTAAGATGCAAGAAGCATTAAATTCACTGAAG GTGGAAGAGTTGCACTTAAAATCACAGTCAGtacaaccaacagcaacacaagGACTCCCATCTGACTTAAATGTTAACGTTAACAGAGCTGGTATGCCAAACGATCAAATTAATAGTCAGCAAATCAACTTGGGATTGAGTCGTGTAAACGAATGGGGACAGTTTATGGAAGAAGACGAATCAGATTGA
- the LOC117575162 gene encoding zinc finger CCHC domain-containing protein 10, with the protein MTLVGLAARKLAQKQRSAKLAAAFPNGIRCQKCLNLGHWSYECKEKRKYVHRSSRTKQLSKHLKEKSANAAIALPATNANVIDVRLDREKRTKLKRRRSVSSSSSSSSSSSSSSSDSSNSDSTSSDDSSDSSDSDDSSSDIESGSSSGSDSDASSSSSKSSDSAGDEQANNAVPKKKKRRESSGESSD; encoded by the exons ATGACTTTGGTCGGCTTGGCAGCTCGCAAGCTAGCCCAAAAACAGCG CTCGGCAAAATTGGCTGCGGCTTTTCCAAATGGCATTCGATGCCAGAAATGCCTGAATCTTGGACATTGGAGCTATGAGTGCAAGGAGAAGCGCAAATATGTTCATCGCAGCTCGCGAACAAAGCAATTGAGCAAACACTTGAAAGAGAAAAGCGCAAATGCAGCTATAGCTCTGCcggcaacaaatgcaaatgtgatCGACGTACGCTTGGATCGCGAGAAGCGAACGAAGTTGAAGCGAAGGCGTAGTGTCAGTTCGTCATCATCTAGTTCATCGAGTAGTTCCAGCAGTAGTTCGGATTCATCCAATTCGGATTCCACCAGTAGTGACGATTCGTCGGATAGTTCAGACTCGGATGATAGCTCATCAGATATCGAATCGGGCTCTTCGAGTGGCAGCGACAGTGATGCTTCCAGTtccagcagcaagagcagcgaTAGTGCTGGTGATGAGCAGGCAAATAATGCGGTGCCCAAGAAGAAAAAACGTCGTGAGAGTAGCGGTGAATCATCTGACTAA